The following coding sequences are from one Triticum aestivum cultivar Chinese Spring chromosome 5A, IWGSC CS RefSeq v2.1, whole genome shotgun sequence window:
- the LOC123105501 gene encoding hydroxyproline O-galactosyltransferase GALT6, producing MPPKRACRLALMLAAAGYLCFLLFLELPSVSVAPLATADRPRRRELEARSSSTAAPLRPHTRTFPTPDPPRRARLALSSIRVRANSSSASSIDAAASSAFAAAAPLLPDLLSPSAPASSSSSPSPSPSAPASCPATVSVPRDRLASTPVAVELPCGMAVGSRVTVVARPRRRDGAASSQFMVELLGTKAVQGEEPPRILHFNPRLAGDFTGRPVIELNTCYRMQWALPQRCEGPPSRPEDDRVDGEIKCEKWTRDDGPKTDESSSNIKWLLNSLIGKPEPDEVSVDQAYPFAEGKLFVLTITAGLEGYHVNVDGRHVASFPYRTGYNLEDATGLSLNGDLDIESISAAHLPKSHPSFDPQRYLEMSEQWKTSPLPTEPVELFIGILSAANHFAERMAVRKSWMIATRRSSNSVARFFVALNGKKEVNEELKKEAEFFGDIVLVPFMDSYDLVVLKTIAIAEYGVRVVQAKYVMKCDDDTFVRIDAVLDQVKKVKNGGSMYVGNINYYHRPLRSGKWAVTYEEWEEEVYPPYANGPGYVISSDIAEYIVSEFDNQKLRLFKMEDVSMGMWVQKFSKTRQPVEYSHDVKFFQAGCFDGYYTAHYQSPQHMICLWRKLQSGSAQCCNAR from the exons ATGCCGCCCAAGCGCGCGTGCCGGCTGGCGCTCATGCTGGCGGCGGCGGGgtacctctgcttcctcctcttcctcgagctGCCCTCCGTCTCCGTCGCGCCCCTCGCCACCGCcgaccgcccgcgccgccgcgagctcgaggcCCGCTCCTCCTCCACCGCGGCCCCGCTCCGGCCCCACACGCGCACCTTCCCCACCCCCGACCCGCCCCGCCGCGCCCGCCTCGCGCTCTCCTCCATCCGCGTCCGCGCcaactcctcctccgcctcctccatcgacgccgccgcctcctccgccttcgCCGCCGCGGCTCCCCTCCTGCCCGACCTCCTCTCCCCGTCCgctcccgcctcctcctcctcctccccttccccctcACCGTCCGCCCCCGCGTCCTGCCCCGCCACCGTCTCCGTTCCCCGTGACCGCCTCGCCAGCACCCCGGTGGCCGTCGAGCTCCCGTGCGGGATGGCCGTTGGCTCGCGCGTGACCGTGGTGGCCCGGCCGAGGAGGAGGGACGGGGCGGCGTCCTCGCAGTTCATGGTGGAGCTGCTGGGCACCAAGGCCGTGCAGGGGGAGGAGCCGCCCAGGATACTGCACTTCAACCCCAGGCTCGCCGGCGACTTCACCGGCCGCCCCGTCATCGAGCTCAACACCTGCTACCGCATGCAGTGGGCGCTGCCGCagcgctgcgagggcccgccgtcCCGGCCAGAAGACGACAGAG TTGATGGCGAAATCAAGTGTGAGAAATGGACTCGGGATGATGGCCCCAAGACAGATGAATCATCATCAAACATAAAGTGGCTGCTCAACAGTTTGATCGGCAAACCGGAGCCAGACGAGGTCTCTGTCGATCAGGCATACCCCTTTGCAGAGGGCAAGCTCTTTGTCCTAACCATCACAGCTGGTCTTGAAGGCTACCATGTCAATGTCGATGGCCGACATGTCGCATCCTTCCCTTACCGCACT GGTTACAATCTCGAGGACGCGACCGGCCTGTCGTTGAACGGGGACCTTGACATCGAGTCGATTTCTGCCGCCCATCTGCCCAAATCACACCCTAGCTTCGACCCACAGCGATACCTCGAAATGTCTGAACAGTGGAAGACCTCACCTCTGCCGACTGAACCTGTCGAGCTGTTCATTGGCATCCTTTCTGCAGCCAACCATTTCGCCGAGCGGATGGCCGTTCGCAAGTCATGGATGATTGCCACAAGGAGATCGTCCAACAGTGTTGCCCGgttcttcgtcgctctg AATGGGAAAAAAGAGGTCAACGAAGAACTGAAAAAGGAGGCAGAGTTCTTTGGTGACATTGTTCTGGTCCCTTTCATGGATAGCTATGACCTTGTTGTTTTAAAGACTATTGCCATTGCTGAGTATGGG GTGCGAGTTGTGCAAGCGAAATACGTAATGAAGTGTGACGACGACACATTTGTTAGAATTGACGCGGTGTTGGATCAAGTGAAGAAAGTAAAGAACGGGGGGAGCATGTATGTGGGGAACATAAACTACTACCACAGGCCTCTGCGATCTGGAAAGTGGGCTGTAACGTATGAG GAATGGGAAGAGGAAGTATACCCACCTTACGCAAACGGACCGGGCTATGTGATTTCATCAGACATCGCTGAGTACATCGTATCCGAGTTTGACAACCAGAAACTGAGA CTGTTCAAGATGGAGGACGTGAGCATGGGCATGTGGGTTCAGAAGTTCAGTAAGACTCGCCAGCCGGTGGAGTATTCGCACGACGTCAAGTTCTTCCAGGCCGGCTGCTTCGACGGCTACTACACGGCGCACTACCAGTCGCCGCAGCACATGATCTGCCTCTGGAGGAAGCTGCAGTCCGGGAGCGCTCAATGCTGCAACGCCAGATGA
- the LOC123108087 gene encoding BTB/POZ and MATH domain-containing protein 2, whose translation MGACMTLSTCSPEAAEGTHVFDILGYSKHMGMGQDPGSYIQSGVFAVGGHNWAIRFYPDGYKSENRDYITIFLQLMSKSTKVRASCDLRLVDQCTGLRSSVIKTGPRIFNSDDSSRFAPGTAQFKKRSEIEGSAYLKDDRLMIECIVTVFEKPRVTKTTEAKSPPKIDRPPSDMAKHVGKLLEEKEGLDVSFIVGGETIEAHRLVLAMRSPVLKAELYGPMREARAGQCITVKDMQPSIFRALLHFIYTDSLPGHEDFEGEENIEIIRLLLVAADRYAMERLKMVCQSILCEDLSVDTVATTLALADQYNCDKLKDACLEFIKISDDNAMDAVVATQGFKDLKMTCPSLIVDALENRRKLRKA comes from the coding sequence ATGGGGGCATGCATGACGTTGTCGACGTGCTCACCGGAGGCGGCTGAAGGCACGCATGTGTTCGACATCTTGGGTTACAGCAAGCACATGGGCATGGGGCAAGACCCCGGTAGCTACATACAATCAGGGGTTTTCGCTGTCGGCGGCCACAACTGGGCGATCCGCTTCTATCCTGATGGGTATAAAAGCGAGAATCGAGATTACATCACAATTTTTCTCCAGCTTATGAGCAAGAGCACTAAAGTCCGGGCCTCTTGTGACCTAAGGCTGGTCGACCAGTGCACCGGATTACGGTCTTCCGTGATCAAAACAGGGCCTAGGATTTTCAATTCCGACGATTCCAGTCGGTTTGCTCCGGGGACTGCTCAGTTCAAAAAGCGAAGCGAGATCGAGGGATCCGCATACCTTAAGGATGATCGCCTGATGATTGAATGTATTGTCACTGTTTTCGAGAAGCCACGTGTTACCAAAACCACCGAAGCCAAATCGCCACCCAAAATAGACAGACCACCATCTGACATGGCTAAGCATGTTGGCAAGCTGCTGGAAGAAAAGGAGGGATTGGATGTCAGTTTCATTGTTGGAGGAGAGACCATTGAAGCGCATAGGCTCGTTCTCGCTATGCGGTCGCCTGTTCTTAAAGCGGAGCTCTACGGGCCAATGAGGGAGGCGAGGGCGGGGCAGTGCATTACCGTCAAGGATATGCAGCCATCCATCTTCAGGGCCCTGCTCCATTTCATCTATACCGATTCTTTGCCTGGCCATGAGGActtcgagggagaagagaatatTGAGATAATCCGGCTATTACTGGTGGCTGCGGACAGATATGCCATGGAGAGGCTCAAGATGGTTTGCCAAAGCATCCTTTGTGAGGATCTGAGTGTGGACACCGTGGCAACCACATTGGCTTTAGCTGACCAATATAACTGTGATAAGCTTAAGGACGCTTGCCTTGAATTTATCAAAATATCAGATGATAACGCTATGGACGCCGTGGTGGCAACCCAAGGCTTCAAAGATCTCAAAATGACTTGCCCATCTCTCATAGTGGATGCACTGGAGAATAGAAGAAAGCTTCGTAAAGCATGA
- the LOC123108086 gene encoding uncharacterized protein, which produces MAELAVAEDLLLRLAPELVDAVLLRLPPGEPACLVRASVVCKPWFRILADPGFRRRYLEFHRTPSVLGLFEDDGAYVRTSALPSVYPGRGRLVDRPLDCRHGRALLAPYSRSFREGEAVILTVLDPLTGRLRRVLSPVDEHVLWFSAAVLCAAQGCDHYGCQGGHFRLAVVTTDDAGVTSGWLYSSETHVWSELTTVGHPEVAYCANQGAPSVLVGETLYFNIDGIIELHLGKLCLSKFEKPIAGKGRLMTAQGGGLGFIAMVNVTNLTMWSGEAGAGPKGAMEWTKLRIIDLRKLLPAGALMTQTVDYGINGVAEGTQVIFVSTCLGSYMVDLKSRQVRMVSGRGRNITPYMSFYIPAIKAASTSKGQ; this is translated from the exons atgGCCGAGCTCGCAGTCGCAGAGGACCTCTTACTCCGCCTTGCGCCGGAGCTGGTCGACGCggtcctcctccgcctcccgccgggAGAGCCCGCCTGCCTCGTCCGCGCCTCCGTCGTCTGCAAGCCCTGGTTCCGCATCCTCGCCGATCCGGGATTCCGCCGCCGCTACCTCGAGTTCCACCGGACGCCCTCCGTCCTGGGTCTCTTCGAGGACGACGGTGCCTACGTCCGCACCTCCGCCCTCCCCTCCGTCTACCCTGGCCGTGGCCGCTTGGTCGACAGGCCCCTGGACTGCCGCCACGGCCGCGCGCTCCTCGCCCCCTACAGCCGCTCCTTCAGGGAAGGGGAGGCCGTCATCCTGACCGTCCTCGACCCTCTCACTGGCCGCCTGCGCCGCGTGCTCTCTCCGGTCGACGAACATGTGCTCTGGTTCAGTGCGGCGGTGCTCTGCGCCGCGCAAGGCTGCGACCACTACGGTTGCCAAGGAGGGCATTTCCGTCTCGCCGTCGTGACCACCGATGATGCAGGAGTCACGTCGGGCTGGCTCTACTCGTCGGAGACTCACGTGTGGAGCGAGCTCACCACCGTTGGTCACCCCGAGGTCGCCTACTGTGCCAACCAAGGTGCGCCAAGCGTCCTTGTCGGAGAGACACTCTACTTCAACATCGATGGCATCATCGAGCTTCACCTCGGTAAACTctgcttgtcaaagtttgagaagcCGATCGCTGGCAAGGGGCGTCTCATGACGGCGCAAGGCGGTGGCCTCGGATTCATTGCTATGGTGAATGTCACAAATCTAACCATGTGGTCAGGGGAGGCTGGAGCTGGACCGAAGGGAGCCATGGAATGGACAAAGCTCAGGATAATCGATCTTAGGAAGCTGCTCCCTGCCGGGGCTCTCATGACCCAAACAGTTGATTATGGGATTAATGGCGTCGCCGAGGGCACCCAAGTCATATTTGTGAGCACATGTCTTGGTTCCTACATGGTCGATCTCAAATCTCGACAAGTCAGGATGGTGTCTGGTCGTGGCAGAAACATCACTCCCTACATGAGCTTCTACATCCCAG CAATTAAAGCAGCTTCCACTAGCAAGGGGCAGTGA